ATGTGCTTATCATTGGTGGAGGTTTTGCTGCAATATCGGCAGCAATGGAAGTGTTTGCTCAAGGTGCGGATTCAATGATTGTTGATAAGGGCCCATTCGGTTTTAGCGGCGGATTCGGGATGAATTGGGATAATTACGTTGCCAGTACAAAAGACGGAGATAAGACTTACAGGTTCAACTTCTGGTATTCAGAGGGTCTGGGCAATCAGAAGGTAATGAGCGCCATCTATAATCACAATACCCATAACCGGTTGCTGCTTAATATAGCCAACAGAGGAACAACAGCTTTCGGCAGAACCAAAGAAGGAAAATTTATAACAATACCGATGATACCCGGTGCGGATGTTATAGAACATGGGTTCAGCCGGCATGAATCTGATGAGCTTAAAAAGTATGCAATAAACGTGGTTGAAAAGACCATGATAACCGACCTGTTCATACAAGACGGTAAATGCATTGGCGCCATGGGTATTTATTTGCCTACCGGTACGTTTCGTGTTTTCAGGGCCAAAGCCACTATTGCCGCTACAGGTCCATGCACCTGGCACTATGGATGGGTTTCCGTTGGGCCTGTCTCTGTTAACAGTCCTGATAATACCGGAGACTTAGACGCAATTGCATTAAGGCATGGCACCAGATTAACGGATTGCGAATTTATGGCAAATGATCTGATCAGTATCTATCCTGAAGGTCTTGCAGCAAGTTATAATGGAGGTATCGGTGCCGACGATGTTGACTATACTTATATATGCGACAAAAACGGCGATTACTGGATGAAAAATATTCCCCGGATAGAAATGCACCGCGGGTTGTTTGCGCGTGAAATCGCCAAAAAAATTTATGAAGGAAAGGGCAGCCCCAATGGAGGCGTGTATATTGATTGCCGTTCCGATGCTCTGATTGCCGGCCTAAGAAATCTTTACAGGCGTAATGTTAAGCCTTACAAGGATTTATTCGGATTTGACATTCAAAAGAATCTCCTTGAAGTTGCTCTGGAATGGTACGAATCCAATGGACATCCGATAATTGACGAAAATCTTGAAACTGAAATACCCGGTCTTTTCTGCCCTGTTGGCGGTGGCTCGCGAGGTGCGAGAACCGGCAGCATTGATTTAAGTATGAGTGCCGGTTCACTTGCAGGAATTAAGGCGCTTGAATATGCTAATAAAGTACAAATCAATAAGATAGACTGGGTCCCGGTTAATAATGAATTTGCAAGAGTCCATGAAATCAGAAACAGAATGGTAGATAAACCGGTTCGTCCTCATGTTGTAAGGCATGCAATCCAAAGAGCATCTTATAAAGCGCTTGGGCCAATACGTGACGGGGCAAGTCTTGAATTGTCAATAAAAGAACTGGAACGAATAAGAAAAGAAGATCTTCCCCGAATGATAGTTTCAAACAAGACAAAAACTTTTAATACGGAATGGAAAGAAGCTATAGAAAATTATAATATGATTGATATGGTTGAGGCCATGTGCCGGGCGGCACTAATGAGAACCGAGACAAGAGGTCCACATTACCGGTCTGATTATGAAAAAAGGGACAATGAAAACTGGCTGTGCAACATTACCGTTAAACTGGTAAATGGAAAAATGCAACTTGAGAAACAACCTATAGTATGCCTTGACTACAACCCTGAGCAGGTAAAAAAATTCATAGACAACAAATTCGTTCTTTAAAAGAGAAATAGTAAATATGCTCCGCCAATAGGTGCAATTCACTTTAAATCCTGAAAGGAGTAATTGACATGTCTACAAAAAAGAAAACAGAAAATAACGGAAAATCCCGCAGGGAATTTTTGAAAAATGCGGGACTACTGGCAGGTGGTGTGGCAGGTGGTATGGGCATACTCAATCTTGCAAGCTGCGATACTACCAAAAAAGATGCCGCAAAAGAAATCCCGATTCCCGGCAAGTCTGTTGCCGTACCGGAGCCGGTTTATGAAGTATATGATACCGATGTACTTATAATCGGCGGAGGTTTTGCAGCAGTATCAGCAGCAATTGAGGCATTCGGGCAAGGTGTCAATTTAATCATGGTTGACAAAGGACCATTCGGGTTTAGCGGCGGTTTCGGTATGAATTGGGATAATTATGTTGCCAGTATGAAAGACGGAGATACGGCATACAAGTTCAATCTTTGGTACTCTGAAGGTTTAGGTAATCAGAAAGTAATGAGTGCAGTTTATAATCATATGCCCAATAACAAATTGCTACTTGATGTGGCTAACCGTGGAACAACAGCTTTCAGCAGGACCAAAGAGGGAAAGCTTATCACAGTGCCGATAATGCCCGGTATGGAAATGGTAGAACATGGATTCAGCAGACATGAATCAGATGAGGTTAAAAGAAATGCAATAAACGTTGTTGACAAAACCATGATTACCAACCTGTTCATGCAAGACGGGAAATGCATCGGAGCCATGGGAATTTATTTACCTACAGGCTCATTCCGGGTTTTCAGGGCAAAAGCCAC
Above is a genomic segment from Pseudomonadota bacterium containing:
- a CDS encoding FAD-binding protein, giving the protein MPTKKKTEKKGKSRREFLKNAGLLAGGMAGGMGVLNLASCDTVNQDTTKEIPIPGKTVAVPDPVYEVYDTDVLIIGGGFAAISAAMEVFAQGADSMIVDKGPFGFSGGFGMNWDNYVASTKDGDKTYRFNFWYSEGLGNQKVMSAIYNHNTHNRLLLNIANRGTTAFGRTKEGKFITIPMIPGADVIEHGFSRHESDELKKYAINVVEKTMITDLFIQDGKCIGAMGIYLPTGTFRVFRAKATIAATGPCTWHYGWVSVGPVSVNSPDNTGDLDAIALRHGTRLTDCEFMANDLISIYPEGLAASYNGGIGADDVDYTYICDKNGDYWMKNIPRIEMHRGLFAREIAKKIYEGKGSPNGGVYIDCRSDALIAGLRNLYRRNVKPYKDLFGFDIQKNLLEVALEWYESNGHPIIDENLETEIPGLFCPVGGGSRGARTGSIDLSMSAGSLAGIKALEYANKVQINKIDWVPVNNEFARVHEIRNRMVDKPVRPHVVRHAIQRASYKALGPIRDGASLELSIKELERIRKEDLPRMIVSNKTKTFNTEWKEAIENYNMIDMVEAMCRAALMRTETRGPHYRSDYEKRDNENWLCNITVKLVNGKMQLEKQPIVCLDYNPEQVKKFIDNKFVL